A stretch of the Actinoalloteichus fjordicus genome encodes the following:
- a CDS encoding saccharopine dehydrogenase NADP-binding domain-containing protein yields MSMTAEQRESGHTVAVFGAYGHTGRFVVAELRERGFVPLLAGRDAERLHALAAEHPGLDARQASVDDSAALDRALAGAAAVINAAGPFAATAAQVIEAALRAGIPYVDVSAEIEANIDAFAHFGDRAREAGTVVLPAMAFYGGLGDLLATTAMGDWTAADEVHVAYGLSSWHPTAGTLAAGRVSRERRNGRGVRYTAGELAYHDDASPVLDWDFPAPLGVRPVLGGFTMTDVVTIPSHLSVPEVRTYMAVDAAKDLSVPDPAGPVPVDERGRSAQTFLVDVIVRSGDTRRRAAARGQDIYAVTAPLAVEAVDRILSGRTRTTGVASAGRLFDAPDFLRALAAHVTVDLPRG; encoded by the coding sequence ATGAGCATGACCGCGGAACAGCGGGAATCGGGTCACACGGTCGCGGTGTTCGGCGCCTACGGGCACACCGGACGGTTCGTGGTGGCCGAGCTGCGCGAGCGAGGGTTCGTCCCGCTCCTGGCGGGACGTGACGCGGAGCGGCTGCATGCGCTGGCAGCGGAACACCCCGGACTCGACGCTCGGCAGGCGTCCGTCGACGACTCGGCCGCGCTCGATCGCGCGCTCGCCGGAGCGGCAGCGGTGATCAACGCTGCCGGGCCCTTCGCCGCCACCGCTGCCCAGGTGATCGAGGCCGCCCTGCGCGCGGGCATCCCGTATGTGGACGTGTCGGCCGAGATCGAGGCCAACATCGACGCGTTCGCGCACTTCGGAGACCGGGCCCGCGAGGCGGGCACCGTCGTGCTCCCCGCGATGGCCTTCTACGGCGGTCTCGGCGATCTGTTGGCCACCACGGCGATGGGCGACTGGACGGCCGCCGACGAGGTGCACGTCGCCTACGGCCTGAGCAGCTGGCATCCCACTGCCGGGACCCTCGCGGCAGGCAGGGTCTCGCGGGAGCGGCGCAACGGCAGGGGCGTCCGCTACACCGCAGGCGAACTGGCCTACCACGACGACGCGTCGCCGGTCCTGGACTGGGACTTCCCCGCTCCGCTCGGGGTGCGGCCCGTTCTCGGCGGGTTCACGATGACCGACGTCGTCACCATCCCCAGCCATCTGTCGGTCCCCGAGGTGCGCACGTACATGGCCGTCGACGCGGCGAAGGACCTGTCGGTGCCAGACCCGGCCGGCCCGGTCCCCGTCGACGAGCGGGGTCGATCCGCCCAGACCTTCCTCGTCGACGTGATCGTCCGCTCCGGCGACACCCGGCGACGGGCGGCCGCGCGGGGGCAGGACATCTACGCCGTCACTGCCCCGCTGGCGGTGGAGGCGGTCGACCGCATCCTCTCCGGGCGGACTCGCACGACGGGCGTCGCCTCGGCGGGCAGGCTCTTCGACGCACCCGACTTCCTGCGCGCGCTGGCCGCGCACGTCACGGTCGACCTGCCCCGAGGCTGA
- a CDS encoding ABC transporter ATP-binding protein, whose amino-acid sequence MAIIEVTDLVKRYGDHTTVKGVSFTVEQSEIFGILGPNGAGKTTTVECIEGLRTPDGGGVRVCGIDPRRDTGELRQLLGVQLQESELPAKLKVGEAMELYSSFYRAPVDWRELIEALRLTDRLDTQFRRLSGGQKQRLSIALAMIGGPKVTVLDELTTGLDPQARRDTWDLIEGIRDRGVTVLLVTHFMEEAERLCDRLAVIDAGRLVALDTPAGLVSRVNDRQRIRFRPSVPLDHAVLTALPEVASVERAGGQLVVTGSGNLLHAVTTVLARHQVIAADLRVEQASLDDAFVALTGHPVDV is encoded by the coding sequence ATGGCAATCATCGAGGTGACCGACCTCGTCAAGCGCTACGGCGATCACACCACGGTCAAGGGCGTCAGCTTCACCGTCGAGCAGAGCGAGATATTCGGGATTCTGGGGCCCAACGGGGCGGGCAAGACCACCACGGTCGAGTGCATCGAGGGCCTGCGCACCCCCGACGGCGGGGGCGTCCGGGTCTGCGGCATCGACCCGAGACGGGACACCGGTGAGCTGCGGCAGCTGCTCGGCGTGCAGCTCCAGGAGAGCGAGCTGCCCGCCAAGCTCAAGGTGGGCGAGGCGATGGAGCTGTACAGCTCCTTCTACCGCGCCCCCGTCGACTGGCGCGAACTGATCGAGGCGCTGCGGCTCACCGACCGACTGGACACGCAGTTCCGTCGGCTCTCCGGCGGGCAGAAGCAGCGGCTGTCGATCGCGCTCGCGATGATCGGCGGTCCGAAGGTGACGGTGCTCGACGAGCTCACCACCGGTCTCGACCCGCAGGCCCGCCGCGACACGTGGGACCTCATCGAGGGCATCCGCGACCGGGGCGTGACGGTCCTGCTGGTCACACACTTCATGGAGGAGGCGGAGCGGCTCTGCGACCGGCTGGCCGTGATCGACGCGGGCCGTCTCGTCGCGCTCGACACCCCGGCCGGACTGGTCTCCAGGGTCAACGACCGGCAGCGGATTCGCTTCCGACCGTCCGTGCCGCTGGATCACGCCGTGCTGACCGCGTTGCCGGAGGTCGCGTCGGTCGAGCGGGCGGGCGGGCAGCTCGTCGTGACCGGCAGCGGGAACCTGCTGCACGCCGTGACCACCGTGCTCGCCCGGCACCAGGTCATCGCCGCCGACCTCCGCGTCGAGCAGGCCTCGCTGGACGACGCGTTCGTCGCGCTCACCGGCCACCCCGTCGATGTCTGA
- a CDS encoding SDR family oxidoreductase: MSTNKMTTALVTGANKGLGRETVRRLAAAGWDVFLGARDEARGRKAAAELADDGVTVRFVPLDVTSDESVAAAVDTVQAHAGRLDVLVNNAGVGGPPNPPAEVRADDLRQLFEVNVFGPVRVTNAFLPLLRAAEKPRIVMVSSGMGSFAVSNDPRWFGLVPPTLGYPASKAALNMITSQYARALDGVRINAVDPGYTATDLNGHTGTQTVSEGTDAIVRLAGLGSNEPTGGFFNREGVVPW, translated from the coding sequence GTGTCGACGAACAAGATGACGACCGCCCTGGTGACCGGGGCGAACAAGGGACTGGGACGCGAGACCGTGCGCAGACTCGCGGCCGCGGGCTGGGACGTGTTCCTCGGTGCGCGTGACGAGGCACGCGGCAGGAAGGCGGCGGCGGAACTGGCCGACGACGGCGTGACGGTGCGGTTCGTCCCGCTCGACGTGACCTCCGACGAGTCCGTCGCCGCGGCCGTGGACACGGTGCAGGCCCATGCCGGGCGGCTGGACGTGCTGGTGAACAACGCGGGCGTCGGCGGGCCGCCGAACCCGCCCGCCGAGGTGCGAGCCGACGATCTGCGGCAGCTGTTCGAGGTCAACGTGTTCGGCCCGGTCCGAGTCACGAACGCCTTCCTGCCGCTGCTGCGGGCCGCCGAGAAACCCCGGATCGTCATGGTGTCCAGCGGGATGGGGTCCTTCGCGGTCTCGAACGACCCGCGTTGGTTCGGGCTGGTGCCGCCGACACTCGGCTATCCGGCGTCGAAAGCGGCGTTGAACATGATCACCAGCCAGTATGCCCGTGCGCTGGACGGAGTCCGGATCAACGCCGTGGACCCCGGCTACACCGCGACCGACCTCAACGGCCACACGGGCACCCAGACCGTGTCCGAGGGGACCGACGCGATCGTCCGGCTGGCCGGCCTCGGCTCGAATGAGCCGACCGGCGGCTTCTTCAACCGCGAGGGAGTCGTTCCGTGGTGA
- a CDS encoding helix-turn-helix transcriptional regulator, with translation MDRAELAAVLRTARSRVRPADVGLPTGLRRQVPGLRREEVAQLAGLGVDYVIRLEQGRGPRPSTQVLGALARALRLGDDDRDMMFRLAGAEPPQAGRIPMLVRPSVLRLLDRMSDLPALVLSAKSDVLAWNPLGAALLGDFSELPTARRNLIWQRFLGPNPDTETSAAADCVGCLRTAQARYPDDPDLARLVADLRGGSARFDSLWRAGRSGRLRAACVTRVHPEVGMLTLDVDVLREPEGDQTVLIYSAAPGTATASALELLRVTGLQRFAL, from the coding sequence GTGGACAGAGCCGAACTGGCCGCGGTGCTGCGCACTGCGCGATCACGAGTCAGACCCGCCGACGTCGGCCTGCCCACCGGCCTGCGCAGGCAGGTCCCCGGGCTCCGTCGGGAGGAGGTCGCCCAGCTGGCGGGTCTGGGCGTCGACTATGTGATCCGGCTCGAGCAGGGCCGGGGGCCGAGACCGTCGACGCAGGTACTCGGCGCGCTGGCGAGGGCGCTGCGGCTCGGCGACGATGACCGCGACATGATGTTCCGGCTCGCGGGCGCGGAACCGCCGCAGGCAGGCCGGATTCCGATGCTGGTCCGGCCGAGCGTGCTGCGCCTGCTCGACCGGATGTCCGACCTGCCCGCCCTCGTGCTGTCGGCCAAGTCCGATGTGCTCGCCTGGAACCCGCTCGGCGCCGCCCTGCTCGGCGACTTCTCCGAGTTGCCCACCGCGCGACGCAATCTCATCTGGCAGCGGTTTCTCGGCCCGAATCCCGATACGGAGACCTCGGCGGCCGCCGACTGCGTCGGCTGCCTGCGGACGGCGCAGGCCCGCTACCCCGATGATCCCGACCTCGCGAGACTCGTGGCCGACCTGCGTGGCGGGAGCGCCCGCTTCGACAGTCTGTGGCGAGCGGGCCGCTCCGGGCGGCTGCGCGCCGCCTGCGTGACCCGCGTGCATCCAGAAGTCGGCATGCTGACCCTGGACGTCGACGTGCTCCGGGAGCCCGAGGGTGATCAGACCGTCCTCATCTACTCGGCTGCACCCGGCACGGCGACGGCATCGGCGCTGGAACTTCTCCGCGTCACCGGGCTTCAACGATTCGCCTTGTGA
- a CDS encoding epoxide hydrolase family protein has protein sequence MTTPTPEIRPFRIDVPQDRLDDLSARLAATRWPDELPGMGWDHGMPVSYLRGLVEYWRTGYDWRAQETALNEIPQYITEIDGQQVHFLHIRSPEPAALPLVMMHGWPASFVEFLDVIGPLTDPRSHGGDPADAFHLVIPSPPGFAFSGPTREAGQSGSERHAEVVAALMARLGYTSYGTQGGDFGSLVGPQIGRIATEHVVGVHVNGLLTIGGWDQDTSGWDEADQRRLAEQGGFEEVGGYAAIQSTRPQTLAFGLHDSPVGLLGWIVDLFKTFSNPAKELPEDAVDRDALLTNVMIYWFTETFASSTRIYKESTHWGAELADSGVPTACALFPGDVTIRAVAEQQHTVVRWTEYDRGGHFAAMEAPDLLVEDVRAFFRTLRAA, from the coding sequence ATGACGACTCCTACCCCCGAGATCCGCCCGTTTCGCATCGACGTTCCGCAGGATCGACTCGACGACCTGTCCGCCCGCCTGGCCGCCACCCGCTGGCCGGACGAACTGCCGGGCATGGGGTGGGACCACGGGATGCCGGTCTCCTATCTGCGAGGGCTCGTGGAGTACTGGCGGACGGGGTACGACTGGCGGGCGCAGGAGACGGCGCTGAACGAGATCCCGCAGTACATCACCGAGATCGACGGGCAGCAGGTCCACTTCCTGCACATTCGTTCTCCCGAGCCTGCCGCGCTGCCGTTGGTGATGATGCACGGCTGGCCGGCGTCCTTCGTCGAGTTCCTCGACGTGATCGGCCCGCTGACCGACCCCCGGTCGCACGGCGGCGATCCCGCCGACGCCTTCCATCTGGTCATCCCCTCGCCGCCGGGCTTCGCCTTCTCGGGGCCCACCCGTGAGGCGGGGCAGAGCGGCAGTGAACGCCACGCGGAGGTCGTCGCCGCGCTGATGGCTCGGCTGGGCTACACCTCCTACGGCACGCAGGGCGGCGACTTCGGTTCGCTCGTCGGCCCGCAGATCGGCCGAATCGCCACCGAGCACGTCGTCGGCGTCCACGTCAACGGCCTGCTCACCATCGGCGGCTGGGACCAGGACACCAGCGGATGGGACGAGGCCGATCAGCGAAGGCTGGCGGAGCAGGGCGGCTTCGAGGAGGTCGGGGGCTACGCGGCGATCCAGTCCACGCGTCCGCAGACGCTGGCCTTCGGCCTGCACGACTCGCCGGTCGGGCTGCTGGGCTGGATCGTCGACCTGTTCAAGACCTTCTCGAACCCGGCGAAGGAACTGCCGGAGGACGCGGTGGACCGGGACGCGCTGCTCACCAACGTGATGATCTACTGGTTCACCGAGACCTTCGCGTCCTCGACTCGGATCTACAAGGAGTCCACGCACTGGGGTGCCGAGCTGGCCGACTCCGGCGTCCCGACCGCCTGTGCGCTCTTCCCCGGCGACGTCACCATCCGGGCCGTCGCCGAGCAGCAGCACACCGTCGTGCGCTGGACCGAGTACGACCGGGGCGGCCACTTCGCGGCGATGGAGGCTCCTGATCTGCTCGTCGAGGACGTCCGGGCGTTCTTCCGCACCCTGCGTGCTGCCTGA
- a CDS encoding helix-turn-helix domain-containing protein, which yields MSTIAVAVADGMRHFELSVAYEIFGADRTGQADAWYDLVICGSGPVRLGRFRLEPDGGLDRLACADTVIVPALADADEPPPADLVDAVRTAHEAGARTVSLCTGAFVLAAAGLLDGRRATTHWAHAGALAARHPRVTVDPDVLYVDDGSVLTSAGKAAAVDLCLHLVRSDHGSAVANTIARSLVVPPHRTGGQAQFVTAPVPARDTHPLARLLPWAAQRLEHPLTVADLARQANMSSRNLGRHFRSATGTTPLHWLSTQRIRRAQELLETTDDGIDAVAAAVGMGTAATLRRHFHRTVGVPPDAYRRTFRS from the coding sequence ATGAGCACGATCGCGGTGGCCGTTGCCGACGGGATGCGGCACTTCGAGCTGTCGGTGGCGTACGAGATCTTCGGCGCCGACCGGACAGGGCAGGCCGACGCCTGGTACGACCTCGTGATCTGCGGCTCGGGCCCAGTGCGGCTCGGCCGGTTCCGGCTGGAGCCGGACGGCGGGCTCGACCGGTTGGCCTGCGCGGACACGGTGATCGTTCCCGCACTGGCCGACGCCGACGAGCCGCCGCCCGCCGACCTCGTCGACGCGGTGCGCACGGCCCACGAGGCGGGCGCGCGAACGGTCTCGCTGTGCACGGGGGCGTTCGTGCTGGCCGCCGCAGGCCTGCTGGACGGCAGGCGCGCCACCACGCACTGGGCCCACGCCGGGGCGCTCGCCGCCCGCCATCCCCGCGTGACAGTCGACCCGGACGTGCTCTACGTCGACGACGGCAGCGTCCTCACCTCGGCGGGCAAGGCCGCAGCGGTGGACCTGTGCCTGCATCTGGTCCGCTCCGACCACGGCTCGGCGGTCGCCAACACGATCGCCCGCAGCCTGGTCGTGCCGCCGCACCGGACCGGCGGCCAGGCCCAGTTCGTCACCGCCCCGGTGCCGGCCCGAGACACGCACCCGCTCGCCCGGCTCCTCCCCTGGGCGGCACAACGGCTGGAGCATCCGCTGACCGTCGCGGATCTCGCCCGCCAGGCGAACATGAGCTCACGCAACCTCGGTCGCCATTTCCGATCCGCGACCGGCACCACCCCGCTGCACTGGCTGTCGACGCAACGAATCCGCCGCGCCCAGGAACTGCTGGAAACCACCGACGACGGCATCGACGCCGTCGCAGCGGCGGTGGGCATGGGCACGGCGGCCACCTTGCGCAGGCATTTCCACCGCACGGTGGGCGTGCCGCCGGACGCCTACCGCCGCACCTTTCGCAGCTAG